The region gcagaaagcctgtgaaggaatccgtgggaccgttagatcacgaagaagcaaaaggggtgctcagggaggacaaggccatagcagagaaactgaattctttgcttctgcctttacggaagaagatgtaagagatctgcctgtaccggaaatggttttcaagggtgatgatgcggaggaattgaaagaaatctcggtgaacctggaagatgtactgagccaaactgacaaattaaagagtagtaaatcacctggaccagatgggcataaatccaagggtactcaaagaactcaagcatgaaattgctgatctgttagtaatatgtaacctgttgttaaaatcgtccatagtacctgaagattggagggtggccaatgtgacgccaatttttttttaaagggttgcaGGGGTGATcatggaaattatagactggtaagcctgatgttggtgctgggcaaagtagtagaaactattaaaaagaataaaattacagaacacaaacatggtttaatgggatagagttgggttcagccgagggaaaaCTTGACTCACCAacttacttcatttctttgaaggcatgaataaacatgtggataaaggtgagctggttaatgtagtgtatctagattttcagaaagcttttgatataagtttctcatgagagactcctaggAAAAATAAGGAgttatgggataagaggcaaggttctggtgtggattaggaattggttattggacagaaaacagaggttagggttaaatggtcatttctctcaaaggaggagagtgaacagtggagtgatgcagggatctgtactgggaccagtactatttaacatatttataaatgatatggaattcataacgagtgaggtgatcaaatgtgCAGATTATACAAAActtttcaaggttgttaaaacatgtgcggactgtgaaatattgcaggaaaaccttaggaaattggaagactgggcgtccaaatggcagatgaaatttaatgtggacaaatgtaaggtgatgcacattggaaagaataatccgaatacAATTTTGCCAACAAGGTGAGCCCCGTTGGGCAAAATTGtataagctaagtaacattattaATTCAAGCAACTGCCTGACATCACGCTTAAATGACACTCTAATGGGCCTTTATTTAACCCCCATATAGAGCCTTTACTTTCATATAAGTGGAGTTTTCAGACCGGTGATAACCGAGTCAATTGAATGCTGGCATTGAGTGCAATCATTACACTGCTGCCACGCTATGACTACTGAGGTTGTTTCTCCACTTTAACTAAGAAAAGAGTCTAGTTTGTGACTGGATACCACACATTCTGAACAAGACTGTGTTAGTTAAGCATATTTCAGCTCATTGTCAGTATTTTCACTCATTCGAGATAGAATTGGTCTTATACTATCTGTAGTCTATAAAATGTCATTTTTGGCACTGCAGGCTAACACGGCCACCCCCTTCTGAAAGTTTCTAATCCTGCAAGTCACCCACCTGCAGCTCTTCATCTGTCAAGTTTTCTCCCAGCTCCTTTGCAACTCTCTTTAGATTTTTGAAGGAGATTTTTCCTGTACCATCATCATCAAACAGTCTAAATGCTTTCATGATTTCCTCTTTGGAATCCTTCTCACTCTGCATTTGAAAACATTAAATCTGGATTAATGGCAGAATCAGATGACATGTTTCAGCACTATTCCTAAGCTAGTGACCTGAGGCTATATGATCCAGGGGTCCCTAGATCTCTTAAGCTCTGAGAGTTAAAATGCCGTATTTTTATGCATCTAACGCGCCCACACATATAACGAACACATGCATATAATGTGTGCAAATTACATCTATATAAAAATAAACTGGTATAATGCACCCACGTGTATAAAGCATGCTCCATCAGTTTATTTTTCTAAGATGTGCTAATTGCAAAATTAGTGCGCTTGGTTTTTTAAGGGCTTTTCTCTTTAGATTTCACAAGCAGTACCATAATTATAATAATGCTTGTGAGAAActaaaaaagtctttaaaaaaatatgttaGTTTTGCaattagcgcatcttagtaaaaatacACCGGCACAGCATGCCCACGCATACAGTGTGCAGGGGGGTAGACGCAGTTTGTAAAAACGCTTATAATGTGTGTGTTATATGCGTGAAAATGCAGTACTTACAGCCAAAAAACCTCAAATTGTCTAATCACACAGGGGAAGTGAAGATCTCCAAGCAAAACACTGAAAAACAAATGCAGGGGAAAAGAGCACCGAGCCTCCTGTATAAGAAACGCAGAGACCAAGTTCCAGCTATGTAAAAAAGGAAGGGAACCAAGGGCTCTACTTACTAATGTGTCTTAAGTGATAAACGCAACAAAAATGGGGtagagagggcccaatgtcaagagatcagtcaccacgcataagggtaagatgctccagaaaacctttattaggacccaacacggtccgtgtttcggctatgtcagccttcttcaggggtcaatctaTGGATGTACGGTGATATATCGACTGATGGAGCAATTAATGATCATTAATAAGACTCACAAAAACCTTAACAAGCACTTCATACAACGCACAGAATGCAAGTTAAACACATTAAGACAgcgtgagagagaaagagatcctGAACTGGTCCATAGAAATCCACCAGCGTCGCCAACTAAACCTTCAGAAGGTCAAGCTcttctgcaacccatcctgcaAGAAGTGCAGGATTTCTATGACCGTCAACCACCAAGGCAGCATCCCGTGATCTGCGCATCAGGCCTCAAAAAATGCGTCAAGCTCTGATTAAGGCCAACAAAATAGATTGTTCCCACACTCAACAATGTCATAATAAGCTTTTCGCAGGGACCCGCCCTCTTGCACTACTAAGTCGCCAACATGACAAACACAAAAGGAAAGCGGAGAGGAACACGTTATATGTTCTCCAGACCCTTTCGCAAACATGGagttgttttactactactacttatcatttctatacatGCGTATCTACAAGAAAGGTGATATTGTGGACATCAAGGGTATGGGcacaattcaaaaaggcatgcccCATAAATGTTACCACGGCAAGACTGGCAGGGTCTATAATGTAACACAGCATGCTGTGGGCATCATTGTAAACAAtgatgctgctttttaatatatttataaatgatttagagatgggagtaactagcgaggtaattaaatttgctgatgacacaaagttattcaaagttgttaaatcgcgacaggattgtgaaaaattacaagaggaccttacaagactgggagactgggcggctaaatggcagatgacgtttaatgtgagcaagtgcaaggtgatgcatatgggaaaaaagaacccgaattatagctacgtcatgcaaggttccacgttaggagttacggaccaagaaagggatctgggtgtcgttgtcgataacacactgaaaccttctgctcagtgtgctgctgcggctaggaaagcgaatagaatgttgggtattatcaggaaaggtatggaaaacaggtgtgaggatgttataatgccgttgtatcgctccatggtgcgaccgcaccttgagtattgtgttcaattctggtcgccgcatctcaagaaagatatagtagaattggaaaaggtgcagcgaagggcgactaaaatgatagcggggatgggacgacttccctatgatgaaagactaaggaggctagggctattcagcttggagaagagacggctgaggggagacatgatagaggtatataaaataatgagtggagtggaacaggtggatgtgaagcgtctgttcacgctttccaaaaatactaggactagggggaatgcgatgaaactacagtgtagtaaatttaaaacaaatcggagaaaatttttcttcacccaacgtataattaaactctggaattcgttgccggagaacgtggtgaaggcggttagcttagcagagtttaaaaacgggttggacagtttcctaaaggacaagtccataaaccgctactaaatggacttgggaaaaatccacaattccaggaataacatgtatagaatgtttgtacgtttgggaagctcgccaggtgcccttggcctggattggccgctgtcatggacaggatgctgggctcgatggacccttggtcttttcgcagtgtggcattacttatgtacttataataagtTAAAGGCAAGATTCTTGCAAAGAGAGTTAATGTGCGTATTGAGCATATTAAGCACTCAAAGAGCAGGCCCAGCTTCATGAAATGTGTGGAgaatgagaaaaagaaaaaaaaaaaaaggccaaggaAACGGGCATCTGGGTTGAGCTGAAACAGCAGCCTGCAGCGCCCAAAGGAGCCCACTTCGTGAGAACACAGGGCAAAGAACCAGAACTGCTGGAGCCAATTCCTTATGGGTTTATGGCATAGGGCACAtttatattaataattctcacctccaatactgaagctcacagtgtggcagggaaacactcactctcactcatacacctgccctcagccacgcacccccagccacgccccttccggacataattcgctacCTGAACGTTCTATTGAGGCCCCAAGCTCCAGCCACTTCTGTCAAGggttcgttagttcatggtggtgaagcctctccactcaCCATGTCTGTCTGTCACGCCCTCGCGTCGAACGTCATGACGTCACGGGCGGAGCTATTTCAACGAACGATGAACGACACGAACGCCACGGAAAGGGGGAAGCCTCACAATCACCTCAGTGCGCCGACGAAACAACAATGGCGCCCAACACGACCGTTCCCAACCGCCACAAAACGCGACCTCAGACGCCAGAGGAGGAGCACCTTCACAGTCCAAAGCTctgctggctgcctgcggtgccgtcgTGCTTCTACAGAACAGCTGATCCTCTTTGACCAGGTATGTTTGGTGGCTGGCCGGACGAGGAGGGGGAAGCGCCGCTATTGATGATCTGCTTGGGGTGGGAAAGGGGGTGCAGTGGGTGCGCACACTGCAAACCTTCCTGTGCaatccccttgctagcgcccgtttcatttcagcctgaAACGGGCATCTTTTACTAGTTACAGAATAAAGACAATTGttaccagaaaaaaaacaaaaaaacaaaacaatgtcaTAATAACAGCTGCCGAATAACCACGCCCACTCAAgagccatgctgcaaggaagtatcGAGCTGGGGATGGCCTGGCCACAGGCCAGTGAAACAACAGAGGAGGCAAGAGGGGGAACCTCAGGAGCATGTCTACTAACAGCCACACCAGATCACCATACCATGGCTGACGAGGCCAATCTGGCACAATAAGAGCTACCCAAGTGCTGTGAGCCTCTATCCACTGATAGAAAATACATACAACAGACCGTGGCATGGCCAGAGTTGGACAAGGGCATCGAGGCCCTCTGACATTGGCACCTTCATGCGGCTGAAGAGACAATTTGCCTTGGCACTCCACAGCAGCACCAAATGTATCAACAGCCATGCTTCCCTTTCTTTTGTTGTTGCTGGAATAAAGAttatttatcctttttttttttttttttaaacaagcctCCTAATCTGTTGGTCCCCAACCACAGGAATCTGATTCAGTTTCAGAAATGCAGAGCCCACAGCACCTACCTACCATCTGCtgaggagactgagaaatactgaggtACACAGGGCTCCACAGCACCAAGGAGAAGCACCTCACCTGGTAAGAGGACATATACCCACTCATAGGGCATGGTCTGGAGCAGACGCTAAGGAAATATATCTGTTTTCAGCTAACAGAGGTAAACAGCAGAAAGAATTATTGAATTAACCAGTAGGAAAACGCATACAAATGTGCTGACTGTACCATTTTCTGGGTCATCATTGTCAAAAAATCTTCAAAGTCAATAGTCCCTGAGCCTTCTTTATCAATCTCAGCTATCATTCTTTTAATCTCTTCTTTTTTTGGCTCGAATCCTAGAGCTCGCATAGCGACCtgcaaatggttaaaaaaaaacacatatatatattGTTACTTGTTGCATATATTTGAATTGGCTACAATTACCTTCTGCTAATGTAACACAAAAATATCTAAAGACAATGTAATCTGAAAAAGGGAGAGACAAGATCTTGAAAGCTGGTGCACATGGTCTTTGAATAGTTCTTATGTGTCACAAGTGCGTGAACAGGACAATAACTGTGCAGTGAGTTGTGCTCCTACGGCAGACACAGTCCTGAGAAAACCACAGTTAAACCTCTTGTACAGCATACGTTCCTCAGTTTGCTTATACTTTATTTCCACAGTATCCTGTCCAGAAACACAGTGAGCACAagaggaaactattataaagaataaaatcactgaacacatagacaaacatggtttaatgggacagagtcagcatggattcagccaagggattCAGCCTCACCAATgtactttatttctttgaaggcgtaaaaaacatgtggataaaggtcagccagttgatatagcgaatgctacatacctgtagaaggtattctccgaggacagcaggctgattgttctcactgatgggttgacgtcctcggcagccccctccatcggaaagtttactagcaaaggcttttgctagtccatgcgcggccgtcttcccgcctgaaaccggctcgagccggccagtccagtatgtagcaagacaatacacttcaagggaagactcaactccaaaggggaggcgggcgggtttgtgagaacaatcagcctgctgtcctcggagaataccttctacaggtatgtagcattcgctttctccgaggacaagcaggctgcttgttctcactgatggggtatccctagcccccaggctcactcacaacaacaaccatggtcaattgggcctcgcaacggcgaggacattaatgagactgacctaaaaaatttaccaactaactgagagtgcagcctggaacagaacaaacagggccctcggggggtggagttggatcctaaagcccaaacaggttctgaagaactgactgcccgaaccgactgtcgcgtcgggtatcctgctgcaggcagtaatgagatgtgaatgtgtggacagatgaccacgtcgcagctttgcaaatttcttcaatggaggctgacttcaagtgggctaccgacgcagccatggctctaacattatgagccgtgacatgaccctcaagagccagccccgcctgggcgtaagtgaaggaaatgcaatctgctagccaattggatatggtgcgtttccctacagccactcccctcctattgggatcaaaagaaacaaacaattgggcggactgtctgtggggctgtgtccgctccaggtagaaggccaatgctctcttgcagtccaatgtgtgcagctgacgttcagcagggcaggaatgaggacggggaaagaatgttggcaagacaattgactggttcagatggaactccgacacaacctttggcaggaacttagggtgagtgcggaggactactctgttatgatgaaatttggtgtacggggcctgggctaccagggcctgaagctcactgactctacgagctgaagtaactgccaccaagaaaatgaccttccaggtcaagtacttcagatggcaggaatccagtggctcaaaaggaggtttcatcagctgggtgagaacgacattgagatcccatgacactgtaggaggcttgacagggggctttgacaaaagcaaacctctcatgaagcgaacaactaaaggctgtcctgagatcggcttaccttccacacggtaatggtatgcactgattgcactaaggtgaacccttacagagttggtcttgagaccagactcagacaagtgcagaaggtattcaagcagggtctgtgtaggacaagagcgaggatctagggccttgctgtcacaccagacggcaaacctcctccaatggaagaagtaacttctcttagtggagtctttcctggaagcaagcaagatgcgggagacaccctctgacagacccaaagaggcaaagtctacgccctcaacaaccaggccgtgagagccagagactggaggttgggatgcagaagcgccccctcgtcctgtgtgatgagggtcggaaaacactccaatctccacggttcttcggaggataactccagaagaagggggaaccagatctgacgcggccaaaaaggagcaatcagaatcatggtgcctcggtcttgcttgagtttcaacaaagtcttccccaccagagggatgggaggataagcatacagcaggccctccccccaatccaggaggaaggcatccgatgctagtctgccggaggcctgaagcctggaacagaactgagggactttgtggttcgctcgagatgcgaagagatccaccaagggggtgccccacgcttggaagatgtggcgcaccactcgggagttgagcgaccactcgtgaggttgcataatcctgctcagtctgtcggccagactgttgtttacgccagccagatatgtggcttggagcaccatgccttgacggcgagcccagagccacatgctgacggcttcctgacacagggggcgagatccggtgcccccctgcttgttgacatagtacatggcaacctggttgtctgtctgaatttggataatttggtgggacagccaatctctgaaagccttcagagcgttccagatcgctcgcaactccagaagattgatctgtagatcgcgttcttggagggaccaacttccttgggtgtgaagcccatcgacatgagctccccatcccaggagagacgcatccgtggtcagcactttttgtggctgaggaatttggaagggacgtcccagagtcaaattggagcaaatcgtccaccaatacagggatttgagaaaactcgtggacaggtggatcacgtcctctagtccccagcggcctgataccactgggaggctagggtccattgaacagatctcatgtgaaggcgggccatgggagtcacatgaactgtggaggccatgtggcccagcaatctcaacatctgccgagctgtgatctgctgggacgcacgcacccgcgagacgagggacaacaagttgttggctctcgcctctgggagataggcgcgagccgtccgagaatccagcagggctcctatgaattcgagtttctgcactgggagaagatgggactttgggtaatttatcacaaaccccagtagctccaggaggcgaatagtcatctgcatggactgcagggctcctgcctcggatgtgttcttcaccagccaatcgtcgagatatgggaacacgtgcacccccagcctgcgaagtgccgctgctaccacagctaggcactttgtgaacaccctgggcgcagaggcgagcccaaagggtagcacacagtactggaagtggcgtgtgcccaactgaaatcgcagatactgtctgtgagctggcagtatcgggatgtgtgtgtaggcatccttcaagtccagagaacatagccaatcgttttgctgaatcatggggagaagggtgcccagggaaagcatcctgaacttttcttttacgagatatttgttcagggcccttaggtctaggatgggacgcatcccccctgttttcttttccacaaggaagtacctggaatagaatcccagcccttcttgcccggatggcacgggctcgaccgcattggcgctgagaagggcggagagttcctctacaagtacctgcttgtgttggaagctgtaagactgagcccccggtggacaatttggaggttttgatgccaaattgagggtgtatccttgccggactatttggagaacccactgatcggaggttatgagaggccacctttggtgaaaagctttcaacctccccccgaccggcaggtcgcccggcactgacacttggatgtcggctatgctctgctggagccagtcaaaagctcgccccttgcttttgctggggagccgcggggccttgctgaggcgcacgctgctgacgagagcgagcgcgctggggcttagcctgggccgcaggctgtcgggaaggaggattgtacctacgcttaccagaagcatagggaccagtcttccttcccccgaaaaatcttctacctgtagaggtagaggctgaaggctgccggcgggagaacttgtcgaatgcggtgtcccgctggtggagagactctaccacctgctcgactttttctccaaaaatgttgtccgcacggcaaggcgagtccgcaatcgcaggtcggcggcacgcagccatgagagcctgcgcatcaccacaccttgagcagcggccctggacgcaacatcaaaagtgtcataaactcctctggccaggaattttctgcatgccttcagctgcctgaccacctcctgaaaaggcttggcttgctcagggggaagagcatcaactaagcccgccaactgccgcacattgttccgcatgtgtatgctcgtgtagagctggtaagactggatcttggccacgagcatagaagaatggtaggccttcctcccaaaggagtctaaggttctagggtctttgcccgggggcgccgaagcatgctccctagaactcttagccttctttagggccagatccacaactccagagtcatgaggcaactgagtgcgcatcagctctgggtccccatggatccggtactgggactcaatcttcttgggaatgtggggattacttagtggcttggtccagttcgcaagcaatgtctttttcaggacatggtgcaagggaacagtggacgcttccttaggtggaggatagtccaggagctcaaacatttcagccctgggctcgtcctccacaaccacggggaaggggatggccgtagacatctcccggacaaaggaagcaaaagacagactctcgggaggagaaagctgtctctcaggagagggagtgggatcagaaggaagaccctcagactcctcgtcagagaaatatctggggtcctcctcttcctcccacgaggcctcaccctcggtgtcagacacaagttcacgaacctgtgtctgcaacctcgccctgctcgactcggtggaaccccgtccacggtgggggcgtcgagaggtagactccctcgcccgcatcggcgaagctccctccgccgatgtagtcggggagccttcctgggaggtggccgcggtcggcaccgcacgcggtaccgacgtcggggacctcaacctgggcgatgggccagccggcgccacgctcaacggtaccggaggcgcaagcaccgccggtaccggaggggtagggcgcaacagctctcccagaatctctgggagaacggcccggaggctctcgtttagagcggctgcagagaaaggctgagaggtcgatgcaggcatcgacgccagaacctgttccgggcgaggaggctgttccgggctgtccagagtggagcgcatcaacacctcctgaacagagggtgagcggtcctctcggtgccgatgcctgctgggtgccgaatccctcggcgacccagagctctcggtgccgacatggggaggagaccggtgtcgatgcttcttcgacttcttccgaagcatgtcaccggagctccccggcaccgacgaggaggacgtagaatccatccgtcgcttcctcggggccgagaccgaagagggtcgatcccggggggactgtaccgcaggagccctcagggtaggaggagacccacccgaaggctcaccgccaccagcaggggaatggacagccctcacctgcactcctgacgatgcacctccgtccgacgacatcagcagacgaagtctcggtaccaccgacgtcgatacagtcgcccgatgcctcggcgccgatgcagaggtccgatgcctcgatgcagtcgatggagcggcagccaaggaagatggtccggacgctgacgacgtcgatgcactcgatgcctccggtgccgatgaagagcccgagaacaaaacgttccactgggctaatctcgctacctgagtccgcctttgtaacagggaacacagactgcagttctgagggcggtgctgggcccctagacactgaagacatgcagagtgcctatcagtgagcgagattacccgggcgcactgggtgcacttcttgaagccgctggaaggcttcgatgtcatgggcggaaaaatcacgctggcgaaatcaaaagccgaaatggcgaaaattgaagcaccaaaatttagagggagaaaaatctcgaccgaggccaaaagaggcctaccccgacaacgaaagaaaacttacggggcaaaaactgagaaatacgggaagggcagaaaacccgaaagggtcttccagaacactaccggagcgcttcccgaactttttcaaggaaaaaaggacaaaaacacgtcgaaaaggacgcgcgaggtcgactctctggggcacgaacggcgtaacacgaccgtaccgagtgcggacgaaagaagactggccggctcgagccggtttcgggcgggaagacggccgcgcatgcgcggtgcgcatgggcgcgcgaggactagcaaaggcctttgctagtaaactttccgatggagggggctgccgaggacgtcaacccatcagtgagaacaagcagcctgcttgtcctcggagaaaatatagCTAGATTTTCAGACAGCTTTTGACAAAggtcctcatgaaagactcctgagaaaataaaagagtcatgggatagggggccatgttctgttgtagattaggaattggttactggacagaaaacagagggtaggattaaatggccatttttctcagtggaggagggtgaatagtggatctgtactgggactggtgctaattaacatatttataaagtgatgtggtagccatgttagaccactttcttttttttatttcaacatttttattgatgacatttcaaaGAAAACACAGCCAACAAGCTGAATATACAAAGATGTACATATGAACATGTATCCAAAAGAAAAAACCAAAATGATACAGTCCGTCATCAATCCTTTAACATtttaccccacccccacccctctaaTGTATGTTCTATCTTTCAACAATCTTTTACTGATGatataggtaatcaatagaaatcaaacaaaattaaaacatggaaaagaaaataagatgataccttttttattggacataacttaatacatttcttgattagctttcgaaggttgaccttcttcctcagatcggaaataagcaaatgtggt is a window of Microcaecilia unicolor chromosome 2, aMicUni1.1, whole genome shotgun sequence DNA encoding:
- the LOC115461735 gene encoding caltractin; translated protein: MASNYSRKPALGMAQRKKTGVKPELSEEQKHEIREAFDLFDTDGSGTIDVKELKVAMRALGFEPKKEEIKRMIAEIDKEGSGTIDFEDFLTMMTQKMSEKDSKEEIMKAFRLFDDDGTGKISFKNLKRVAKELGENLTDEELQEMIDEADRDGDGEINEQEFLRIMKKTSLY